TCCGTGGCCAGGATTGTCCCGGCGTCTGTGGAAGGCGCGGTCAGGTAGAGTCCGGCCGCATAGACGTCGAAGAAGGTGAAGGTGCGCATCCCAAGGCCGTTCAAGGTCAGGGTGGATTCACCCAGGGTGAGCTGGTCGGACAGGGTGACATCACCGATCCGGCCGCCCGAGGCAGGGGACGCGATGCTCAGGATGATCATGCATATGAAGATGTATTTGCGAATCATGAGTGAACCCTTTATTGCTATCATGTTGAAATATTGAAATTGTCTTGCAGTAAGACTGGCAGTGTTGAGCGTTCGCTTAGCATTGCTTTTGCAAAATGAAAAGGGGGGCGACGACATCGTCCCCCGGCGGAGAATGCATGCTGGTCGCGATTCTTTCGGATATTCACGGCAACATCGAAGCCCTGGACGCTGTCTGGCAGGACATGGCACCGCTACCTGTCGATCAAATCGTGAGCCTGGGGGATGTGGTCGGCTACGGGCCGAATCCCGAGGAAGCCGTCATCTCGGTGCGCGAACATGACGTAGTGTGCTGCATGGGCAACCATGAACTCGGCATCGTCAATGCGACGGAACGCGCCTGGTTCAACTCCACGGCGCAAAAGGGACTGGGACTGACCGCGAGCCTGCTGTCTTCCGAGAGTCTGCGCTACATCGGCTCCCTGCCCCGCTTTCTGTGCCATGCCGGGGCGAGGTTCGTGCACGGGTTCCCGCCCGACAGCGTGACCACCTATCTGTTCCAGGTCGATGATGCGGCTCTTGAGCGCTGGTTTGCGCAGGGTGAGGCGCTGACCTTTGTCGGGCACACCCACGAGCTGGGTCTGGTTGGCTGGAACGGGACCGAGGTCGTGCGCAGGGAACTTGGGCGGGAGCGGTTCATGCTGGATGGGAGCCCCTGCATCGTCAACGCGGGCAGCGTCGGACAGCCCCGGGACGGAAACAACAACGCCAAATACCTGCTCTGGAATACCCAGACGGACCTGATCGAGGTGCGCTTCGTGTCCTACGACATCGAACGCACCGTGGCCAAAATCCGCGAGCGGGGATTCCCCGATTATTACGCCACGAGGCTCTGGTGACCATGAAGATAGGACGCTACAATGTTTTGGGAGGCCTTGGTCGGGGTGGCATGGGTGGGGTCTACAAGGTCGGGCACCAGGCCCTGGGCCGGGTCATGGCCCTGAAGCTTTTGCAGCCCCACGAGCTGTTGAACGAGCTTATGGGCGAGGAAGCTGTGAGGTCCGCTTTTTTGCGCGAGGCCAGGCTTCTGGGTTCATGCGAGCATCGCAACATCGCCTCGGTCCTCGATCTGGACGAGGACCGGGGGCGGCCCTTCATGGTCCTTGAATACCTGTGCATGAACCTGGGCGGTCTCATCGGTGAAGGGCGCGTGGTCGAGGATGTGACGCGGGTAGTGCCGCCGCGCACCGCCCTTGATTTCGTGCGTCAGACTCTGGACGGACTGGAGTATCTGCACGGCCGGGGAATCATCCATCTCGACGTCAAGCCCGGCAATCTGAT
The Desulfomicrobium macestii genome window above contains:
- a CDS encoding metallophosphoesterase family protein — encoded protein: MLVAILSDIHGNIEALDAVWQDMAPLPVDQIVSLGDVVGYGPNPEEAVISVREHDVVCCMGNHELGIVNATERAWFNSTAQKGLGLTASLLSSESLRYIGSLPRFLCHAGARFVHGFPPDSVTTYLFQVDDAALERWFAQGEALTFVGHTHELGLVGWNGTEVVRRELGRERFMLDGSPCIVNAGSVGQPRDGNNNAKYLLWNTQTDLIEVRFVSYDIERTVAKIRERGFPDYYATRLW